In Labrys monachus, the genomic stretch ACCGGCCGCGCCGGCGTCAGGCGATGAGCGATCTCGGGGGGGACGCCGACATAGGGCATGTCCGGAAAGGCGTGGCCGTCGAGCGTCAGGGCGCCGCTCGCCAAAAAGGGTTGCGGCAGGCGGGTGACGCCGAGGGAGGACAGGACCTCCCCGGCTTCGAGATCCGGATCGGGGACCGCGTCCGGAAAGAGACGAGCGAGAATATCGACGACGGCCGTCGCCAAGAGTTCCAGCGCCTTGCTGTCGCCGACCGTGCGGCGCGAGAAGGTGCGGTAGTCGACCGCCGCCGCCCCGGCATTCGCGCGCCGGGCGAGCGCGGCGGCGAGGTCGACCGCTCGGCTCAGGGCCTCGCTCTGGCCGGGCCGCAGCAGGGACCAGCCCACATTGCGCGACCACCTGTCCTGGACCTCGTCGAGCAGGGGCGCCAGGCTGTCGGGAAGATCGGCGCGCCCGCGCAGGCCCGCGAGGGAGGCCGCCGCCGCTCGGGCGGCCGGAGAGCGGCCGAGATGCCGGTAGAGGACGTCCGCATCGGCCAAGCGGACATGGAGGATCCGCTCGGCGCCGTCGCTCCGCTCGCTCTTCAGCACGACCCCGCCGGCCCGTTCGAGCGCCTGCAGTTGGGCGAGACAATCGTCCTGGTCGGCGATGCTGCGGAAGCCGTGATAGTCGACATGGGCGAGAAGGCGCACGCCGCCGCGGGCCTCGTGCCGGTCGAGCAGGTCGGCGACGAGCGCCGAGGCGTCGGTGAAGCGCCGCACCATTATTTGGAGAACGCATCGGCGGCCGAGGCCGCGAGCTGCGCCCGCAAATCCTCGTCGCTCAGATGCTGCGGATTGGCGCGGCGGATCGCCTGGCGGGCAAGTTCCTTGATATGCGAGACCTCGGCCTCCGCCTCGTCGCCGAAGCGGAAGACGTCGATGACGGTATCGAGATTCTCATAGACGACGGCGCGCTTTTCCGTCGGCGCCGCGATCAGGACCTGGAGGCCCACATCGTTGTAGAAATGCAGGATCGTGCGCTGGTTCTGCCCGTCCAGCTTGCTGAAGGCTTCGTCGAACACGGCGAGGCCCATGCCGCGCGCGCTCTCGTCGCCGGCCTTGCGCGTCCCGTGATAGATGCTGGCGAGGGCCGCGCCGATGATGACGTAGAACGGCACCTGCCGTTCGGCGCCGCTGGCGACGCCCCGCCGGCGGTCATAGCTGGTCTCGTGACCGCTCGCATTGCGCATGCGCAGGTCGAAGCTGTAATAATTGCGGTAGTCCTGATAGACCTCGAAATTCAGCTCCTCGTCCTGCAGCAGCTTCTCGACCTCGCCGAGCGCCTGCTTGTAGGGGTGGTCGGCGGCGGCCGCCGCCCCGAACAGCGGCAGCAGGATGCGCTCGTCGTTCTCGCTGGCGCGGGCGAGGTCGTGGAGGCTGCGGAATTCCGGCTTGACGAGAGCGTGCAGCGAATAGACCTCGCCATGCAGCTGCTTGGACCGCAGGGCCGCGCGCAGATCCTCCATCTCGGTTTCCAGATTGCGGAAGCGGCTGTTCAGCTCATGGATGAAGGAGCTGCGGAAGAGGTGGATGACCCGTTCGGCCGCCTGATCCGCCTGCTGGCGGTAGCGGATCAGTTCGTTGTCCTCCAGCGCGCCGATCGTCTCGCCGGCCCAGATCTTGACGACGGCGGAAATATCGGACTCCCGGTCGAAGGGGCGCTGCGCGGCGAAGGTCACGCAATATTCGATGACCTTGCCGCGGATATCGGCGACGCAGTCCTGGCGCTCCTGCGCCAGGCGGCGGGTCTCGTCCTGGATTTCCTGAGCGGCGCGGCCATGGCTGCGCCCGGCCGAGCGCTTGGCGTAGGCCGGGCGGACCGCAATGAAGCTCGCGAGGTCCGGCAGGCGATCGCGGAAGAGGCGGCGGCGGGTCCGGAGCGACCACCAGGATCCGATCTCGCCCTCGCCGGCGTTCAGCCGGATGTCGAGGGCGGTCAGTTCGGCCCGCAATCCGCCCCGGTCGGTCTGCCGCTCGCCCCTCTCCTCATGGAGGACCTTAAGGCGGCGCCGCACCTTCGAAAAACTCTCCTGGATGGCCGGATCGAGCAGGAGGCCGACGCGATCGATCCGTTCCTGCAGGTCGGCGCGGCGATCGTCGATCTCGGCGAGGGCCGATGCCAGGGTTTCGAGCGTCTCGGTCTCGGCCGGCGCGATCGTCAGCAGATGCAGGCGGCCGCAGATATCGGTGAGGAAATCCGCATGGCCCCGATGGGTCTGCGCCAGCTGCTGCTCGTCGGTCAGCTCGGCCTGGAGACGGTCGAGCATCAGCTCGGCGGCCACGCGGCCGATCTTCAGCCCGTCTGGATGGCGCACCTCGATGACGATGCCGTCGTCATAGGTGCCGTCGCGCATGATGGCGCGGCCGGGCAGGAACAATTCCTCCTGCGTCTCGGCGAGGCGTATGGAGCCGAGGCGCTGCACGACGAGGGCCATGGCCAGCTCGTCGTCGCTGCGCAGGATGGAGGCCAGCGAGCCGGCCTGGGCCGCCTTGGCCAGGCCGGCGAGCTTGCGCGAATTGGCGACGCGGCACCCCTTGAAACGGTCGCGCTCGCGGCGCAGTAGCGACACGGCGTCCTCCGCATGGCCGGGATCGACGAGGATCGTCTCCCGGTCGCGGCCGAGCAGGGCTTCGGCGGCGTTGCGCCAGCTTTCGTCCAGCACCTCCAGCACCTGGCACAGCGCGCGGGGGCGGAAGCCCCGGCTGCGCAACGCCTCCATCAGCGCGAGGGTATTGGGCTGAAGCAGCACGCGGCCCTGCCGGGATTCTGCGATGCGCGTGCGGATCTCGGCGATCCTGTGCTCGCATTGGCGCCTGTATCCGATCGCCTCGTCGCGCCGGTCCTCCAGCCGCGGCAGCCTCTCCGCCGCGACGGCAGCGGCGACGGCGATGCGCTTCTCCATGGCGCCGGGGTCGCGCGGCCAGGCCGGCGGGGCCAGGCCTTCGCTTGAGGCCTCGATGGCTTCGAGCGCCGTGAAGATCTCGCCGAGGCCCAGGCCCTTGAGGCGCTCGCGGTGCCGCAGGAGCTCCACGGCGCGCGCCGTGCCGAGATGGCGCTCCTTCAATCGCCGCAGGAGGTCCGTGCGGTCGCGCTCGACGAGGGCGATCTCCTGCTTCAGGCCGTAGCGCTTGCCTTCGACGCCGGTCGCCTCGATCTGGGCGCGAAGGCTCTCCTCCTCCCGCGCCGTGCTTTCGATTTCCGCGTCGATGCGCTCGATCTCGGCTTCGATGGTGTCGAGCGCCCGCTTCTTCCGGCGCTTGCCTTCGAGATTGGCGAACAGCGCCTTGCCGCTTTCCAGGAGGACGGCGAGCCGCTGCATGCGAAGGCCGAGCTCTTCCTGCGCCACCAGGCGGTCGAAGCGCTCGATCTCGCCGCGGATCAGCTTCAGCGCCGCGAGCTTGCGCTCGAGCTCGTGGATGTCCTTCTGGATCTGCCGGTAGCGCTGGATGGACTCCCGCAATTCGGCGATGTCGATGTCGTTGCGTTCGAGCAGGTAGCTGCGGACGAAATCCTCGACCGAACGCATGTCCTCGAAGGACAGCGCCATGACGAAGGCCTTGATGAAGCGGTCGGGGTCCGGCGATCGCCGGCCGGTGAACAGCAGGCGCATATATTCGCGGATATAGGTGCGCGCCGCGGCGGGGTGCTGGTGCAGCTGGCCGCCGGCCTGCCGGCAGGCGAGGTCGAGGCGCGCACGGACCAGCGCCCAGGGCGCCGGTCTTTCCTCGCTCCCCTCGGCCTCGACGAAGTGGCGGCTGTCGATCGCGACGCCCTCGGCGACATAGCGCCCGCTGGTGCGGACCTCCTCGTTGCGGCGCGCCTCCAGGCAGAGGCCGAGCGTGACGGGCGGACGGAGGCCGGCGGTGTCCTCGAACACCAGCGCGACATGGGTGATGCCCTGCTCGCGCAAGGTGACGTGCTGGTCCGTCTGGCCGAGGCAGTAGCCGCGCAGCGTCCGTTCGGAGCGGCCGCCGCCTTCGCCGGCGGAGCGGTTGAAGCGGTAGAGATTGCCGGAGCCGCCGGTCATCACCGCCTGGACGAGGTCGATCAGCGTCGACTTGCCGGTGGCGTTCTTGCCGAGGATCGCGCCGTTGCCGGCCAGGTCGAGATCCGCCCGCGCGAAGAGGTGCCAGCTGACGAGCGAGATGCGCCTCAGATGCATCATGGCGCGCCGCCGTCCGTCGCCGCCTCGGGGCCCTCTTCCTCCTCTTCCGCCGGCACCTCGTGTTCCTGCAGGAAGATCTCGATGGTGGCGAGGAAGTCCTCGCCGGCCAGGAGCGTGACGATCGGG encodes the following:
- a CDS encoding Wadjet anti-phage system protein JetD domain-containing protein, whose translation is MRRFTDASALVADLLDRHEARGGVRLLAHVDYHGFRSIADQDDCLAQLQALERAGGVVLKSERSDGAERILHVRLADADVLYRHLGRSPAARAAAASLAGLRGRADLPDSLAPLLDEVQDRWSRNVGWSLLRPGQSEALSRAVDLAAALARRANAGAAAVDYRTFSRRTVGDSKALELLATAVVDILARLFPDAVPDPDLEAGEVLSSLGVTRLPQPFLASGALTLDGHAFPDMPYVGVPPEIAHRLTPARPVDYVLTIENHTSFVRHAAEINAGKSGLVIYTGGFPARTSLAAMVELAMRAGAPVFHWGDIDPGGLRIFVHLERALRERGLPLMPHLMDAGLLRSHGQPAGRPTRRLPVGKAGDSALGALWDMMAGDPAGLELEQEALDPSAPRPGRTGRIRPAASL
- a CDS encoding SbcC/MukB-like Walker B domain-containing protein, which encodes MMHLRRISLVSWHLFARADLDLAGNGAILGKNATGKSTLIDLVQAVMTGGSGNLYRFNRSAGEGGGRSERTLRGYCLGQTDQHVTLREQGITHVALVFEDTAGLRPPVTLGLCLEARRNEEVRTSGRYVAEGVAIDSRHFVEAEGSEERPAPWALVRARLDLACRQAGGQLHQHPAAARTYIREYMRLLFTGRRSPDPDRFIKAFVMALSFEDMRSVEDFVRSYLLERNDIDIAELRESIQRYRQIQKDIHELERKLAALKLIRGEIERFDRLVAQEELGLRMQRLAVLLESGKALFANLEGKRRKKRALDTIEAEIERIDAEIESTAREEESLRAQIEATGVEGKRYGLKQEIALVERDRTDLLRRLKERHLGTARAVELLRHRERLKGLGLGEIFTALEAIEASSEGLAPPAWPRDPGAMEKRIAVAAAVAAERLPRLEDRRDEAIGYRRQCEHRIAEIRTRIAESRQGRVLLQPNTLALMEALRSRGFRPRALCQVLEVLDESWRNAAEALLGRDRETILVDPGHAEDAVSLLRRERDRFKGCRVANSRKLAGLAKAAQAGSLASILRSDDELAMALVVQRLGSIRLAETQEELFLPGRAIMRDGTYDDGIVIEVRHPDGLKIGRVAAELMLDRLQAELTDEQQLAQTHRGHADFLTDICGRLHLLTIAPAETETLETLASALAEIDDRRADLQERIDRVGLLLDPAIQESFSKVRRRLKVLHEERGERQTDRGGLRAELTALDIRLNAGEGEIGSWWSLRTRRRLFRDRLPDLASFIAVRPAYAKRSAGRSHGRAAQEIQDETRRLAQERQDCVADIRGKVIEYCVTFAAQRPFDRESDISAVVKIWAGETIGALEDNELIRYRQQADQAAERVIHLFRSSFIHELNSRFRNLETEMEDLRAALRSKQLHGEVYSLHALVKPEFRSLHDLARASENDERILLPLFGAAAAADHPYKQALGEVEKLLQDEELNFEVYQDYRNYYSFDLRMRNASGHETSYDRRRGVASGAERQVPFYVIIGAALASIYHGTRKAGDESARGMGLAVFDEAFSKLDGQNQRTILHFYNDVGLQVLIAAPTEKRAVVYENLDTVIDVFRFGDEAEAEVSHIKELARQAIRRANPQHLSDEDLRAQLAASAADAFSK